The following proteins come from a genomic window of [Limnothrix rosea] IAM M-220:
- a CDS encoding cytochrome c biogenesis protein CcdA, translating into MLENLSLQLYQLQQWGDRLVDQQLDHWSVLSIFLVFGAGLLTSLTPCTLSMLPITIGYIGGAEEKTRLQTIFQSIWFAVGLATTLAALGIVAAGFGQIYGQIGIGLPIVVSGIAIVMGLNLLEIIQIQFPSIGATDWITNDLPKGVRAYLVGLTFGLVASPCSTPVLATLLAWVSTTHDLVLGAGLLLAYTLGYVMPVLIAGIFTASLKKLLSLRQWSGWINPVSGALLVGFGIFSLLIRLPIGLS; encoded by the coding sequence ATGTTAGAAAACCTCAGTTTGCAACTTTATCAACTTCAGCAATGGGGCGATCGCCTAGTCGATCAGCAACTGGATCACTGGAGTGTGCTGAGTATTTTTCTGGTATTTGGAGCTGGACTGTTAACGAGTTTGACTCCCTGCACTTTATCGATGTTACCGATCACGATTGGCTATATCGGCGGCGCAGAAGAAAAAACCCGCTTACAAACTATTTTTCAATCCATTTGGTTTGCGGTTGGTTTGGCGACAACCCTTGCAGCACTAGGGATTGTGGCGGCAGGCTTCGGACAAATTTATGGTCAAATTGGCATTGGTCTCCCGATTGTGGTCAGTGGGATCGCCATTGTGATGGGCTTAAATTTGCTGGAAATTATTCAAATTCAGTTTCCGTCCATCGGCGCAACAGACTGGATTACCAACGATTTACCGAAAGGCGTGCGGGCATATTTAGTCGGTTTAACCTTCGGTTTGGTGGCTTCTCCTTGTAGCACTCCCGTGTTGGCGACATTGCTCGCTTGGGTGAGTACGACCCATGATTTGGTTTTGGGCGCGGGGTTACTGTTGGCTTACACCCTCGGTTATGTGATGCCTGTTTTAATTGCGGGAATTTTTACGGCATCGCTAAAAAAACTTTTATCGCTACGGCAATGGTCGGGCTGGATTAATCCGGTGAGTGGCGCATTGCTTGTGGGCTTTGGCATTTTTTCCCTACTCATCCGCCTGCCCATCGGTTTATCCTAG